One window from the genome of Pseudomonas fluorescens encodes:
- the pqqB gene encoding pyrroloquinoline quinone biosynthesis protein PqqB: protein MFVQILGSAAGGGFPQWNCNCANCAGFRNGSLRAQARTQSSIALSDDGVNWVLCNASPDIRAQLQGFAPMQPGRALRDTGIGAIILMDSQIDHTTGLLSLREGCPHQVWCTDMVHEDLSTGFPLFNMLTHWNGGLSWNRIELDQSFTIAACPNLRFTPLPLRSAAPPYSPHRFDPHPGDNIGLIVEDLRTGGKLFYAPGLGKVDEPLLAIMAGSDCLLVDGTMWDDDEMQRRGVGTRTGREMGHLAQNGPGGMLEVLEQLPEQRKVLIHINNTNPILDEDSPERAELVRRKIEVAYDGMSIEL, encoded by the coding sequence ATGTTCGTCCAGATTCTAGGTTCCGCCGCCGGTGGCGGTTTCCCCCAGTGGAACTGCAACTGCGCCAACTGCGCAGGTTTTCGCAACGGCAGCCTGCGGGCCCAGGCGCGTACCCAGTCGTCCATCGCCCTGTCCGATGACGGTGTGAACTGGGTGCTGTGCAACGCCTCCCCGGACATTCGTGCCCAGCTCCAGGGCTTCGCCCCGATGCAGCCTGGCCGGGCCCTGCGCGATACCGGCATTGGCGCGATCATCCTGATGGACAGCCAGATCGACCACACCACCGGCCTGCTCAGCCTGCGCGAAGGTTGCCCGCATCAAGTCTGGTGCACCGACATGGTTCATGAAGACCTGAGCACGGGCTTTCCACTGTTCAACATGCTGACCCACTGGAACGGCGGGCTGAGCTGGAATCGCATCGAGCTCGACCAGAGCTTCACCATCGCCGCCTGCCCGAACCTGCGCTTCACCCCGCTGCCCCTGCGCAGCGCCGCACCGCCCTATTCACCCCATCGCTTCGACCCGCACCCGGGCGACAACATCGGGCTGATCGTCGAAGACCTGCGCACGGGCGGCAAGCTGTTCTATGCCCCGGGCCTGGGCAAGGTCGACGAGCCATTGTTGGCGATCATGGCCGGCAGCGATTGCCTGCTGGTGGACGGCACGATGTGGGACGACGATGAAATGCAGCGCCGTGGCGTAGGCACCCGCACCGGCCGGGAAATGGGCCACCTGGCCCAGAACGGCCCCGGCGGCATGCTGGAAGTGCTGGAGCAACTGCCTGAGCAGCGCAAGGTCCTTATCCATATCAACAACACCAACCCGATCCTGGATGAAGACTCGCCCGAACGGGCCGAGCTTGTACGTCGAAAGATTGAAGTGGCCTACGACGGAATGAGTATTGAGTTGTAG
- the pqqA gene encoding pyrroloquinoline quinone precursor peptide PqqA, whose translation MSWSKPAYIDLRIGFEVTMYFASR comes from the coding sequence ATGTCCTGGTCCAAACCCGCATATATCGACCTGCGTATCGGTTTCGAAGTCACCATGTACTTCGCCAGCCGTTGA
- the pqqF gene encoding pyrroloquinoline quinone biosynthesis protein PqqF gives MPVPDSLRPHTETLANGLRVTLRHVPGLKRSAAVLRVAAGSHDAPLAWPGMAHLLEHLFFLGTERFPAGEHLMAYVQRHGGQVNARTSERTTDFFFELPPATFADGLERLWDMLAQPRLDEAEQLREREVLHAEFIAWSQDAAAQRQLALYDGVSASHPLRGFHAGNRDSLAVEHAEFQSALHNFYRRFYQSGQMTLSLVGPQSIDALKALAQRFGSHVSAGEAVAGSSPPRLMASPQMRYQQAREGCLELLFAFEALPAASPQALDFLCTWLNSSKPGGLLAMLRQRGLADSLKATALYEFAGQGLLHIEFKHGNAQAAAQIQPLLHDWLGFFAAQDDWAPLRQEFTALLQRRQETGSALQLARWDCEGRDTPLLANDLVRLREILRQLHPADNVVEPWQLPAPNPFLQTPSEAPRAGLIRGQTSAHRGLRTFAQDRSRGRRERSPMQFSQALPDNGREGAVYLRWQLTSQAPPDVQSRLDRHLQDVREEARQAGVDVSFEASAHQWLLKLVGLQAPLPLVLEHVLAKLAQPLPMAQAGDETPSMPIRQLLKALPDHCRQISTLPMPDSDQDVWTTARWDGLSIGLSAATQGALGPALARVPGVVGEDVSLATASRGQRVWHRLQTHGEESAVLLFCPTATSVLADEAAWRWLAQLCQTPFYQRLRVELQVGYAVFSGLKQVDGQTGVLFGVQSPSLSVAELIAHLEQFLAGLPALIQQLDDASLARQQQALAAQLQSSALPFAQAAELLWQGKLAGRPSDYLEQLSAAILCLDRARLEAAAQGLLDAQGGWYCLSNGACPPEHWQAAR, from the coding sequence ATGCCGGTCCCCGATTCCCTCCGCCCCCACACCGAAACCCTGGCCAACGGCTTGCGGGTGACATTGCGTCATGTCCCGGGCCTCAAGCGCAGCGCCGCGGTACTGCGCGTCGCCGCTGGCAGCCATGATGCCCCCCTGGCCTGGCCGGGCATGGCGCACTTGCTCGAACACCTGTTCTTCCTCGGTACCGAACGGTTTCCCGCCGGGGAGCATCTGATGGCCTACGTGCAGCGGCACGGCGGTCAGGTCAATGCGCGCACCAGTGAACGCACCACGGATTTTTTCTTCGAACTCCCTCCCGCAACCTTCGCCGACGGGCTGGAACGGCTGTGGGACATGCTCGCCCAGCCACGCCTGGATGAAGCTGAGCAGTTGCGGGAACGGGAAGTGTTGCACGCGGAGTTCATCGCCTGGTCCCAGGATGCGGCCGCCCAACGGCAACTTGCCTTGTATGACGGCGTGTCAGCGTCCCATCCGCTGCGGGGCTTTCACGCCGGCAATCGCGACAGCCTCGCCGTGGAACACGCCGAATTCCAAAGCGCATTGCACAACTTCTATCGCCGCTTTTACCAGAGCGGCCAGATGACGTTGAGCCTGGTCGGCCCACAAAGCATCGACGCCTTGAAAGCGCTGGCGCAACGGTTCGGCAGCCATGTATCGGCCGGTGAAGCGGTCGCTGGATCGTCGCCGCCAAGGCTGATGGCATCGCCCCAGATGCGTTATCAACAGGCCCGGGAAGGTTGTCTCGAGCTGCTGTTCGCCTTCGAAGCGTTGCCCGCCGCCTCCCCCCAAGCCCTGGACTTTCTCTGTACGTGGCTGAACTCCAGCAAACCGGGCGGCCTGCTCGCCATGTTGCGTCAGCGCGGCCTGGCTGACAGCCTCAAGGCCACTGCGCTGTATGAGTTTGCCGGACAAGGGCTGCTGCACATCGAATTCAAGCACGGCAACGCTCAGGCAGCGGCGCAAATCCAGCCGTTGCTGCACGACTGGTTGGGATTCTTTGCCGCCCAGGATGACTGGGCGCCGTTGCGCCAGGAGTTCACCGCGTTGTTGCAGCGACGGCAGGAGACAGGATCGGCCTTGCAGTTGGCCCGCTGGGACTGTGAGGGACGTGACACGCCGCTGCTGGCAAACGACCTCGTGAGGCTCAGGGAAATCCTCAGGCAACTGCACCCCGCCGATAACGTCGTGGAACCCTGGCAACTGCCCGCGCCCAACCCGTTCCTGCAAACACCAAGCGAAGCGCCTCGCGCCGGGCTGATCCGCGGCCAGACCAGCGCCCACCGCGGCTTGCGAACCTTCGCCCAGGATCGCTCCCGGGGCCGGCGGGAACGCTCGCCCATGCAGTTCAGCCAGGCGCTGCCAGACAACGGTCGTGAAGGCGCGGTGTACCTGCGCTGGCAACTGACGAGCCAGGCACCGCCCGACGTTCAATCCAGGCTCGACCGGCACCTGCAGGATGTGCGCGAAGAGGCTCGGCAGGCTGGCGTGGACGTCAGTTTCGAAGCGTCCGCCCATCAATGGCTGCTAAAACTGGTCGGCTTGCAGGCACCGCTGCCGCTGGTGCTCGAACACGTTCTGGCGAAGCTTGCCCAACCCCTGCCAATGGCCCAGGCCGGTGATGAAACGCCGTCGATGCCGATTCGACAGCTGTTGAAGGCGCTGCCGGATCATTGCCGGCAAATATCAACGTTGCCAATGCCCGACAGCGATCAAGACGTATGGACAACGGCCCGCTGGGATGGGCTGTCCATCGGTCTGTCGGCCGCCACCCAAGGGGCGCTTGGCCCGGCGCTGGCCCGTGTGCCGGGCGTTGTCGGCGAGGACGTCAGCCTGGCGACGGCGTCGCGCGGGCAACGCGTCTGGCATAGGCTCCAGACCCACGGTGAAGAATCGGCCGTGTTGCTGTTTTGCCCGACCGCCACCTCGGTGCTCGCCGACGAAGCCGCCTGGCGGTGGCTGGCGCAGCTGTGCCAGACGCCGTTCTACCAGCGCCTGCGCGTCGAGTTGCAGGTGGGTTATGCGGTGTTCAGCGGCTTGAAGCAGGTCGATGGGCAAACCGGAGTGTTGTTCGGCGTCCAATCGCCCAGCCTTTCGGTGGCGGAACTGATCGCCCACCTCGAGCAATTCCTGGCCGGGTTACCGGCGCTGATCCAGCAGCTTGATGATGCGTCCCTTGCCCGTCAGCAGCAGGCACTCGCCGCCCAACTCCAGAGCAGTGCCCTGCCCTTCGCCCAGGCCGCCGAACTGCTCTGGCAGGGCAAGCTGGCCGGCCGCCCGTCGGATTATCTTGAGCAGTTGTCTGCTGCCATCCTGTGCCTGGATCGCGCCCGGCTCGAGGCTGCCGCCCAGGGTTTGCTCGATGCGCAAGGGGGATGGTATTGCCTGAGCAACGGCGCCTGCCCACCAGAACACTGGCAAGCGGCGCGGTGA
- a CDS encoding carbon-nitrogen hydrolase family protein — protein sequence MRVALYQCPPLPLDPAGNLHRLHQVALEARGADVLVLPEMFMTGYNIGVDAVNVLAEVYNGEWAQQIGRIAKAANLAIVYGYPERGEDGQIYNAVQLIDAQGERLANYRKSHLFGDLDHAMFSAGDSALPIVELNGWKLGLLICYDLEFPENARRLALAGAELILVPTANMQPYEFIADVTVRARAIENQCFVAYANYCGHEAELQYCGQSSIAAPNGSRPALAGLDEALIVGELDRQLLDDSRAAYNYLHDRRPELYDDLHKH from the coding sequence ATGCGCGTAGCCCTCTACCAATGCCCACCGCTGCCACTGGATCCGGCCGGCAACCTGCACCGCCTGCACCAGGTGGCGCTGGAAGCCAGGGGCGCCGATGTGCTGGTGCTGCCGGAGATGTTCATGACCGGCTACAACATCGGTGTCGATGCGGTGAATGTACTGGCCGAGGTCTACAACGGCGAATGGGCGCAGCAGATCGGCCGCATCGCCAAGGCAGCCAACCTGGCGATTGTCTATGGCTACCCGGAACGTGGCGAAGACGGGCAGATCTACAACGCGGTGCAACTGATCGACGCCCAGGGCGAGCGCCTGGCCAACTACCGCAAGAGCCACCTGTTCGGCGACCTTGATCACGCCATGTTCAGCGCCGGCGACTCAGCGCTGCCCATCGTCGAGCTCAACGGCTGGAAGCTCGGCCTGCTGATCTGCTACGACCTGGAATTCCCGGAAAACGCCCGACGCCTGGCCCTGGCCGGCGCCGAGCTGATCCTGGTGCCAACCGCCAACATGCAACCCTACGAGTTCATCGCCGACGTCACCGTGCGCGCCCGGGCCATCGAGAACCAGTGTTTCGTCGCGTACGCCAATTACTGCGGCCATGAAGCTGAATTGCAGTATTGCGGCCAAAGCAGCATCGCCGCACCGAATGGCAGTCGCCCGGCGCTGGCGGGGCTGGACGAGGCCTTGATCGTCGGTGAACTGGATCGACAACTGCTGGACGACTCCCGCGCGGCCTACAACTACCTGCACGATCGCCGTCCCGAGCTTTACGACGACCTGCACAAACACTGA
- a CDS encoding flavin monoamine oxidase family protein, with translation MNKNNRHPADGKKPITIFGPDFPFAFDDWIEHPAGLGSIPAHNHGTEVAIVGAGIAGLVAAYELMKLGLKPVVYEASKMGGRLRSQAFNGAEGVIAELGGMRFPVSSTAFYHYVDKLGLETKPFPNPLTPASGSTVIDLEGQTYYAQKLADLPALFQEVADAWADALEDGSRFGDIQQAIRDRDVPRLKELWNTLVPLWDDRTFYDFVATSKAFAKLSFQHREVFGQVGFGTGGWDSDFPNSMLEIFRVVMTNCDDHQHLVVGGVEQVPHGIWNHVPERCAHWPEGTSLNSLHLGAPRSGVKRIARSADGRFSVTDVWENTREYAAVLVTCQSWLLTTQIECEEALFSQKMWMALDRTRYMQSSKTFVMVDRPFWKDKDPETGRDLMSMTLTDRLTRGTYLFDNGDDKPGVICLSYSWMSDALKMLPHPVEKRVKLALDALKKIYPKVDIAARIIGDPITVSWEADPHFLGAFKGALPGHYRYNQRMYAHFMQDDMPAEQRGIFIAGDDVSWTPAWVEGAVQTSLNAVWGIMKHFGGETHAENPGPGDVFHEIGPIALPE, from the coding sequence ATGAACAAGAACAATCGCCACCCAGCAGACGGTAAGAAGCCCATCACCATTTTCGGGCCGGACTTTCCTTTCGCCTTTGACGACTGGATCGAGCACCCGGCGGGCCTGGGCAGCATTCCCGCCCACAACCACGGTACGGAAGTGGCGATTGTCGGTGCCGGGATCGCCGGCCTGGTGGCGGCGTACGAACTGATGAAGCTGGGGCTCAAGCCCGTGGTCTACGAGGCGTCGAAAATGGGCGGGCGCCTGCGCTCACAGGCGTTCAACGGCGCCGAAGGGGTGATCGCCGAGCTGGGCGGCATGCGTTTTCCGGTGTCATCCACCGCGTTCTACCATTACGTCGACAAACTGGGCCTGGAAACCAAACCCTTCCCCAACCCGCTGACCCCGGCGTCCGGCAGCACGGTCATCGACCTGGAAGGCCAGACCTATTACGCACAGAAACTGGCGGACCTTCCCGCACTGTTCCAGGAAGTCGCCGACGCCTGGGCCGATGCGCTGGAGGACGGTTCGCGCTTCGGCGACATCCAGCAGGCGATCCGCGACCGCGACGTGCCACGCCTCAAAGAGTTATGGAACACCTTGGTCCCGCTGTGGGACGACCGCACCTTCTACGACTTCGTCGCCACCTCCAAGGCGTTCGCCAAGCTCTCGTTCCAGCACCGCGAAGTGTTCGGCCAGGTCGGTTTCGGCACGGGCGGCTGGGATTCGGACTTCCCCAATTCGATGCTGGAAATCTTCCGCGTCGTGATGACCAACTGCGACGACCACCAGCACCTGGTGGTCGGCGGCGTCGAACAGGTGCCCCACGGTATTTGGAATCACGTGCCCGAACGCTGTGCGCACTGGCCGGAAGGTACCAGCCTGAATTCGCTGCACCTGGGTGCCCCACGCAGCGGCGTGAAGCGCATTGCCCGTTCCGCCGATGGCCGGTTCAGTGTGACGGACGTGTGGGAAAACACCCGTGAGTACGCCGCCGTGCTGGTCACTTGCCAGAGCTGGTTGCTGACCACCCAGATCGAATGTGAAGAAGCGCTGTTCTCGCAAAAAATGTGGATGGCCCTGGACCGCACCCGCTACATGCAATCGTCGAAGACCTTCGTGATGGTCGACCGCCCATTTTGGAAGGACAAGGACCCGGAAACCGGGCGCGACCTGATGAGCATGACCCTGACCGACCGCCTGACCCGTGGCACTTACCTGTTCGACAACGGCGATGACAAGCCAGGGGTGATTTGCCTGTCGTATTCCTGGATGAGCGATGCGCTGAAAATGCTCCCGCATCCGGTGGAAAAACGCGTGAAGCTGGCCCTCGATGCCCTGAAGAAGATCTACCCCAAGGTGGACATCGCCGCACGGATCATCGGCGATCCGATCACCGTGTCCTGGGAAGCCGACCCGCACTTCCTCGGTGCCTTCAAGGGCGCCCTGCCCGGCCACTATCGCTACAACCAGCGCATGTACGCGCATTTCATGCAAGACGACATGCCGGCCGAACAACGCGGGATCTTTATCGCTGGCGATGACGTCTCATGGACACCCGCCTGGGTCGAAGGCGCGGTACAGACCTCACTCAATGCCGTGTGGGGCATCATGAAGCACTTCGGCGGTGAAACTCACGCCGAGAACCCGGGTCCAGGTGATGTGTTCCATGAGATCGGTCCGATCGCCCTGCCTGAATAA
- a CDS encoding type II toxin-antitoxin system RelE/ParE family toxin: protein MKWDVEYTDEFERWWNRLCESEQDSVQASVMLLGDTGPYLGFPHTSDIKGSRHGNLRELRVQHAGRPYRVLYAFDPRRCAILLIGGDKTGQGRWYQEYVPLAERLYDEHLEVLKREGFDNG from the coding sequence ATGAAATGGGACGTTGAATACACTGACGAATTTGAGAGGTGGTGGAACCGTCTCTGTGAGTCAGAGCAAGACTCTGTACAGGCCTCGGTAATGCTGCTCGGCGACACCGGGCCGTATCTGGGCTTTCCTCACACCAGTGATATCAAGGGTTCGCGCCATGGCAACCTTCGTGAGTTACGAGTGCAACACGCGGGTAGGCCTTATCGTGTGCTCTATGCGTTTGATCCTCGCCGCTGCGCCATCCTGCTGATCGGGGGAGACAAGACCGGCCAGGGCCGTTGGTATCAGGAATATGTGCCTTTGGCCGAACGCCTCTATGACGAGCATTTGGAAGTATTGAAGAGAGAGGGCTTTGACAATGGCTAA
- a CDS encoding XRE family transcriptional regulator, which produces MAKKFSDLMARRSPDSQARAQALYQTLRAEMPLHELRQAQELSQEALAKALHINQAAVSKMERRTDMYISTLRNYIRAMGGELEIIATFPEGQVRIENFSHPTP; this is translated from the coding sequence ATGGCTAAGAAATTTTCCGACTTGATGGCGCGTCGGTCGCCTGACTCCCAGGCTCGTGCACAGGCTCTGTATCAGACGTTGCGTGCAGAAATGCCGTTGCACGAGTTGCGCCAGGCGCAGGAGTTGAGCCAGGAGGCCTTGGCCAAGGCACTGCATATCAACCAGGCGGCAGTCTCGAAAATGGAGCGTCGGACGGATATGTACATCAGCACGTTGCGAAATTACATCCGGGCCATGGGGGGGGAATTGGAGATTATCGCGACCTTTCCAGAGGGGCAGGTCAGGATCGAAAATTTCTCCCATCCAACACCGTAA
- a CDS encoding Lrp/AsnC family transcriptional regulator yields MPDTRPPVLDEIDRQLIAALQINARESVAMLARQLGIARTTVTSRLARLEKTKVITGYGVRLGQRVIDGGLQAYVGIKVQPRSGKDVLRRLSAMAQVQQLCAVSGEFDYVAWLRTDSPEQLDQLLDQIGSVDGVEKTTTSIILSSKIDRGQPV; encoded by the coding sequence TTGCCTGACACCCGCCCTCCCGTCCTCGACGAAATCGACCGCCAACTGATCGCGGCCCTGCAAATCAATGCCCGGGAAAGCGTCGCCATGCTGGCCCGGCAGTTGGGTATCGCCCGCACGACCGTCACTTCGCGCTTGGCGCGCCTGGAAAAGACCAAGGTCATTACCGGGTATGGCGTGCGCCTGGGCCAACGGGTGATTGATGGCGGCTTGCAGGCTTACGTGGGCATCAAGGTGCAACCGCGCTCCGGCAAGGACGTGCTGCGACGCTTGAGCGCCATGGCCCAAGTCCAGCAACTGTGCGCGGTCAGCGGTGAGTTCGATTACGTCGCCTGGCTGCGCACCGATTCACCGGAACAACTGGACCAGTTGCTGGACCAGATCGGCAGCGTGGACGGTGTGGAGAAGACCACCACCTCGATCATCCTCAGCAGCAAGATCGATCGGGGCCAACCGGTCTAG